CCTACCAATCCTTCTTCTCCGGCTGGACGGTTACGTTCACCAAAGCGTTGACTTTCGCCGGGGAACCGATGGTTATTGCGGTTGATCTTAATTTGACGGCTTTGCAGGAGCGGATGGACCAGATCAGTCACGGCAGCAACCTGCAGCTGGCCATTCTCGACGATCAAGGTCGCGTCATACTCGAGCCTGCAGCTGGCGGGCCGTTCCGGGCGAGAGACCACCAGCTTTTGTTCGACGACCGGGACAGCATGGAGTTGATCCATCAGAAGGATGATGTGTTCCAAGAGCATATGAACGGTATTCCTGTTACCGTAATGAAAGGCTTCATTCCTAGAACGAAGTGGATTGTGTTCGCTTTCTCCGACAGCACCTCGCTGCAGAAATCCCTGCAGCGGATGGAAAGTTTTTTCTTCTGGGTGCTGGCTGTTGGACTCCTCCTCAGCATTGTGACGGCAGCCTTCGTTGCCCGGATGATTCGGATACCGGTCTATTACTTGATTCGCAAGATGAGTCAGGTGAGGCAGGGTGATCTGAATGTAACGATTCCCAGGATACGCAATGACGAATTCGGCGAGCTGACCGATACGTTCAATACGATGCTGGGGCGGATACGAACGCTGCTTGAGCAAGTCAACATCAGTGAACGCAGGAAGAAGGAACTGGAAATTCAGGTGCTGCAATCGCAAATTAATCCGCATTTTCTCTATAATACGTTAGGTTCGATCAGCAATGTGGTGGACGTCGGCAGGTATGATGAAGTGGACAATTTGATCGGCGCGCTGATCGCCATTCTGGAATATGGCATTACGGATTTCTCCGACAGGGCCAGTCTGAACCAGGAACTTAGGAATGTAAGAGATTACTTGCACATCCAGAATGTCCGGTATGACAGCGTGTTCGAGCTCCTGGAAGAGATCGATCCCGAGGTGCTAACACATCCCGTATTGAGAATGGCGCTTCAGCCGATTGTGGAGAACAGTATCTTCCACGGCTATTGCGGGGGAAGACTAGCGGGCGTAATTCGCATTACAGCGCTGCGTAAAGAGGGGCAACTCGTGATTGATGTAACGGACGAGGGGGTGGGGATGTCTCCAGAGAAGGTGTCGCTGCTGCTTCTCCCTCTTCAGGAGAATGCCGCTCTGGCGGAACGGCGCAAACGAATCGGCTTGTACAACATTCATCAGCGAATTCAGTTGAACTACGGCGAGTCTTACGGTCTTAGCGTGTGGAGTGAGGAAGGCAAGGGGACCCGGGTCACACTGCGGTTTCCCGATTTGCGAGTGGATGAACGGAATATCTTAGCCGTCTAAGGAGGAATGGACATGCGGGAAGTGATCACATGCTTGATCGTCGATGACGAGCCGCCGATGGTGCAGCGGCTGCAGCGCATGTTCGAGCGGTGGGCAGAGCAGCGGCTGCCGTATAAGCTGGTAGGATCAGCTTATTCAGGCAGCGAGGGGCTGGAGCAGGCCGAGCGACTGAAGCCGGATTTGATTTTGACGGATGTGGTTATGCCGGGCAAGAATGGCTTGGAGATGATTAGAGAGCTGAGGGAAAGTCACCCCCGCATTGAATTTATCATTCTGAGCGCATACGCTGACTTTGCTTACGCCAAGCAGGCTATTGCCATGGGCGTCTTTGAATATCTGGTTAAGGTTCCACTGAGGGAGCAGGAGGTGCTGGCTGCACTGGCGAAAGCGCGGGACAATGTGCTGGCTTGGGAGGAGAAGGACCTAAGGCTGCACAGCCTCAGCGGATCAGTGAAAGGTGATTCCCACCGAATGCGCAAGCAGTTGCTCGATGAGCTTATGCGCGGAGAGATGAGCGCCACAACGATGAAGCGAAGAAGTCTTGAGTACGCTCCGAGCTTCCACC
Above is a genomic segment from Paenibacillus sp. HWE-109 containing:
- a CDS encoding cache domain-containing sensor histidine kinase, with amino-acid sequence MRARIRKLFHTISFRLFIVCFIFVLSSEVIVSTLSYRYIKNEISTSQTELAKQLLVKEQQYMDLYFALVQNTIALLSSSSETWRNDMSAAQAGLEGVYRTHSEMLTDVYFIRKDLSILGGNPVTKVLNDPMPTREELYRTAYSNAYGSISVSNPYQSFFSGWTVTFTKALTFAGEPMVIAVDLNLTALQERMDQISHGSNLQLAILDDQGRVILEPAAGGPFRARDHQLLFDDRDSMELIHQKDDVFQEHMNGIPVTVMKGFIPRTKWIVFAFSDSTSLQKSLQRMESFFFWVLAVGLLLSIVTAAFVARMIRIPVYYLIRKMSQVRQGDLNVTIPRIRNDEFGELTDTFNTMLGRIRTLLEQVNISERRKKELEIQVLQSQINPHFLYNTLGSISNVVDVGRYDEVDNLIGALIAILEYGITDFSDRASLNQELRNVRDYLHIQNVRYDSVFELLEEIDPEVLTHPVLRMALQPIVENSIFHGYCGGRLAGVIRITALRKEGQLVIDVTDEGVGMSPEKVSLLLLPLQENAALAERRKRIGLYNIHQRIQLNYGESYGLSVWSEEGKGTRVTLRFPDLRVDERNILAV